In one window of Candidatus Avedoeria danica DNA:
- a CDS encoding winged helix-turn-helix domain-containing protein: protein MSEQRTPFVLGKPIKTPEDFYGRERELRELFESVKNMQPAALVGEHRCGNTSILYQMLHPDQQSRFLSEDEREQLMFVFVNAQLAGDSPESLFRRVALALRRADESSTLDFGGTIDRAWIEDYLEDVATRGRRLVLLIDEFDVLAGYEGSFWEWFRGLLIEYDVSPVVASRLELGRFREDWGSGSPFFNMFRTVYMGSFTPEEADHFVAEISAISDFDFRRVRPVIDRLAGRFPFYMQVAMALLYVHVGDAALIDDDAVAAVEQEFRARNEHLFADAWPKLPDLEREALCQIAVGHGQDARAASAVHKAMPTLERRGYVLDGQIFSTAFADFVRRQMMRIELNAETGEVRIEKRSVELPPKEFALLRFLMDSEGDVVTKDDIAAAVWPEYSGNSLGVTDAMIQKTISRLRKEVEVDETEEGGFQHIESIRGQGYRFQNASVQDVYQQRETMATA from the coding sequence ATGAGTGAGCAGCGCACCCCGTTCGTCCTCGGCAAGCCGATCAAGACACCCGAGGACTTCTACGGCCGCGAGCGTGAGCTCCGCGAGCTGTTCGAGTCGGTCAAGAACATGCAGCCGGCGGCGCTGGTCGGTGAGCACCGCTGCGGCAACACGTCGATCCTCTACCAGATGCTGCACCCCGACCAGCAGTCCCGGTTCCTCTCCGAGGACGAGCGCGAGCAGCTGATGTTCGTCTTCGTGAACGCCCAGCTGGCGGGCGACTCGCCCGAGTCGCTCTTCCGGCGGGTGGCGCTGGCGTTGCGCCGGGCCGACGAGTCCTCGACGTTGGACTTCGGCGGCACGATCGATCGGGCCTGGATCGAGGACTATCTGGAGGACGTCGCAACCCGCGGCCGGCGGCTGGTCCTCCTGATCGATGAGTTCGACGTGCTGGCCGGCTATGAGGGCAGCTTCTGGGAGTGGTTCCGCGGCCTGTTGATCGAGTACGACGTCTCACCGGTCGTCGCCAGCCGCCTCGAGCTCGGACGGTTCCGCGAGGACTGGGGCAGCGGTTCGCCGTTCTTCAACATGTTCCGCACGGTGTACATGGGTTCGTTTACGCCCGAGGAGGCCGACCACTTCGTGGCCGAGATCTCGGCGATCTCCGATTTCGACTTCCGGCGCGTCCGGCCCGTGATCGACCGCCTGGCCGGCCGGTTCCCGTTCTACATGCAGGTGGCGATGGCGCTGCTGTACGTCCACGTCGGGGACGCGGCGCTGATCGACGACGACGCCGTTGCCGCCGTCGAGCAGGAGTTCCGCGCGCGCAACGAGCACCTCTTCGCCGACGCGTGGCCCAAGCTGCCCGACCTCGAGCGCGAGGCGCTGTGCCAAATCGCCGTCGGCCACGGCCAGGATGCGCGGGCAGCTTCCGCCGTGCACAAGGCGATGCCGACCCTCGAGCGCCGTGGCTACGTGCTGGACGGGCAGATCTTCTCGACGGCGTTCGCCGACTTCGTCCGGCGGCAAATGATGCGGATCGAGCTGAACGCCGAGACCGGCGAGGTGCGGATCGAGAAGCGGAGCGTCGAGTTGCCGCCAAAGGAGTTCGCGCTGCTGCGCTTCCTGATGGACAGCGAAGGCGACGTCGTCACGAAGGACGATATCGCCGCCGCGGTCTGGCCGGAGTACAGCGGCAACTCGCTTGGCGTCACCGACGCGATGATCCAGAAAACGATCAGCCGCCTGCGCAAGGAGGTCGAGGTCGACGAAACCGAGGAGGGCGGCTTCCAGCATATCGAGAGCATCCGCGGCCAAGGTTACCGCTTCCAGAATGCGAGCGTGCAAGACGTCTACCAGCAGCGCGAGACGATGGCCACCGCCTGA
- a CDS encoding HEAT repeat domain-containing protein → MSAGVTRRLGPSGGLRWQVATHWGIYGSYLDALEARLSTGRLPGGASVRIEDAYIPLRLRPWSMSPEGRWSVTSGTPLMSLDEALEAHRHVLLIGPAGTGKSTLVRWQAVASARSAKHIGRRALLTDGGPPPLPVYIDGPDLPPEGDLEAVCGRIVETLAGEGGQALFLQHLAVGRATLLFDGLDTVPPDARRRVAERVRELVRRHPSVRVVVAMRDAADAAHLAEFAVLEVAGVDPGEVETLVARWGQRSGADQNAFLQVIERNVLVRSLVARPGWLAAGLSRSVGPRLRAFDVVANFVAFIDPEGIEPFPAMALAMHEAGGDVGRAEDVAPERRSSGLLWWLSDDRFTFVHASAQAYFAAAAIAADFEAHRARLLDRASDPWWQPVVVFTAGHLDGPNAARLADDLRRAGHVELAGLALAEAIDAPEPLVEAVAAALLERLMTVAPADRQRLAVALAGLVGTEPVRRTGVSGPVLQTLAHGPALARQAAARALGALEDPAAIAPLLTSLGDPEPGVRAAASDALAAFGERALQPLVRQLSYPSEHVRDAAARGLARMGIGAVPALVRLLDSTSPTSRNEAAETLAAIGAPAVPALVALVAGEGAMGDRTAARLDSAAASLKRIGAPAVREVVTAYADADPPTQARLVNILRAMGDGVFEAFGAIIADARQPNGSEAAALLGLVGQKHGGAMAAKHLVAALGDSRFEVQDEARRSLSHLKDDARAALVAALTHKDVRVRWEAAQILLKLPAPPIPELLGVFEVRLAGSDVGERRQAVEALGKLMDPAAAAVLRQAIQDADPIVRRSAMQALAAADPTGAAEPLVARWAAEEDVPTALTLLDVLSTVDAGTAIPVLIDALAASDKRLRVASTELLASIGEAAVVPLVSALNARPGEIDLEGSLRVLERAGTAARSGGHTPANLARTYHRMLVEPLDVDELVYLATTIEWWPPALELHRTFLTAKKFMAVQSLGGIGNAEQDLDWIDAEEWLRPAAQRAMRQLRLISQSVQYYNRSGKRSAKEKGLLNAIAQLNDLQTLAGDLGVPHDRVLLGVVDHWRTLTNAAIREFQGRAELALEARTENVRIRDIDTTAVLVFEIINAGEGLASNIQMTLSAPDGEVALQSSPTHYLPPLGQGDRLSVEYTVRRHGAGIVPLSVDVRYDDPQGEGQLQSFTQQVRFFVEEQEYREIGPSPYIAGPPVKSREMFYGRGSIFTWVRENLSGTYQANVLVLYGERRTGKTSVLYQLQHHLPEYGFVLIDLQSIAYALGSTTDVLYAMARKAATGLSRQGFVLERPEREQYVDNPLEQFVDVGEEIGRQAIASGRRAVIICDEFDLLIEAVENGQVSPYVFDTIRGLMQHQEGLSFIFTGAYKVSEMLRNPTSILFNTALRRKVSFLERDEAERLIREPVQDVLWYDDLAVEKILRVTAGQPYFIQYICHEIVNLCRHDRKNFATLRDVDRALQTTVQETTGIIRNGYQSLTREERILLAAVSRVTDDGRPYVGLDDILDTLRQDNVDVPKRDGIEVMRQLVDRDFITERAGEGYGRQYGFTMELVRIWLEQNDEYNRLLEELRHE, encoded by the coding sequence GTGAGCGCGGGCGTAACGCGGCGACTCGGCCCGAGCGGGGGCCTGCGGTGGCAGGTGGCCACCCACTGGGGCATATACGGCAGCTATCTCGACGCGCTCGAAGCGCGCCTTTCGACCGGACGACTGCCCGGCGGCGCGTCGGTGCGGATCGAGGATGCCTACATCCCGCTCCGCCTCCGGCCGTGGTCGATGTCGCCCGAGGGTCGTTGGTCGGTGACGAGCGGCACGCCGCTCATGTCGCTGGACGAGGCGCTCGAGGCGCACCGACACGTCCTCCTGATCGGGCCGGCGGGCACGGGCAAGAGCACGCTCGTCCGCTGGCAGGCCGTGGCGTCGGCTCGATCGGCCAAGCATATCGGCCGGCGCGCGCTGCTCACGGATGGCGGTCCGCCGCCCCTGCCCGTATATATCGATGGCCCCGACCTACCCCCCGAGGGCGACCTCGAGGCGGTCTGCGGTCGCATCGTCGAGACGTTGGCCGGAGAGGGCGGGCAGGCGTTGTTCCTGCAGCATCTTGCAGTCGGACGCGCCACGCTGCTCTTCGACGGCCTCGACACCGTGCCGCCGGACGCGCGCCGCCGCGTCGCCGAGCGGGTGCGCGAGCTCGTTCGGCGCCACCCGAGCGTGCGCGTCGTCGTCGCGATGCGGGACGCGGCCGACGCGGCGCACCTCGCGGAGTTCGCCGTCCTCGAGGTCGCCGGCGTCGATCCGGGCGAGGTCGAGACGCTGGTTGCCCGCTGGGGCCAGCGCAGCGGCGCCGACCAGAACGCGTTCCTTCAGGTCATCGAGCGCAACGTCCTCGTCCGGTCGCTCGTCGCGCGGCCGGGCTGGCTGGCCGCCGGCCTCTCGCGCTCCGTCGGACCGCGCCTTCGCGCGTTCGACGTCGTCGCCAACTTCGTCGCGTTCATCGACCCGGAGGGCATCGAGCCGTTCCCGGCCATGGCGCTGGCGATGCACGAGGCCGGTGGCGACGTCGGCCGGGCGGAGGATGTTGCGCCGGAGCGGCGATCGTCCGGCTTGCTGTGGTGGCTGTCGGACGATCGGTTCACGTTCGTCCATGCGTCGGCGCAAGCCTACTTTGCCGCAGCCGCGATCGCCGCCGACTTCGAGGCCCACCGGGCACGCCTTCTCGACCGCGCCAGCGATCCGTGGTGGCAACCCGTGGTCGTCTTCACGGCCGGCCATCTCGACGGGCCGAACGCGGCCCGGTTGGCGGACGACCTCCGCCGCGCCGGGCACGTCGAACTTGCAGGCCTGGCGCTGGCCGAAGCGATCGATGCGCCCGAGCCGCTCGTCGAAGCGGTGGCCGCGGCGCTGCTGGAGCGCCTGATGACCGTCGCGCCGGCCGACCGGCAGCGGCTGGCGGTTGCGCTGGCCGGCCTCGTCGGCACCGAGCCCGTTCGCCGGACCGGCGTTTCGGGGCCGGTGCTGCAGACGCTGGCGCACGGGCCGGCGCTCGCCCGCCAAGCGGCCGCCCGCGCGCTCGGTGCGCTCGAGGACCCGGCCGCCATCGCGCCGCTCCTCACGTCGTTGGGCGACCCGGAACCCGGCGTCCGCGCCGCGGCGTCGGACGCGCTGGCCGCGTTCGGCGAGCGCGCACTGCAGCCCCTTGTGCGGCAGCTGTCCTACCCGAGCGAGCACGTGCGCGATGCCGCCGCGCGCGGGCTGGCGCGCATGGGGATCGGCGCGGTGCCGGCGCTCGTGAGGCTGCTCGACAGCACGTCACCCACCAGTCGCAACGAGGCGGCCGAGACGCTTGCGGCGATCGGTGCCCCGGCGGTGCCGGCGCTCGTCGCGCTCGTCGCCGGCGAGGGTGCGATGGGTGACCGGACGGCCGCACGGCTCGACAGCGCCGCCGCCTCGCTCAAGCGCATCGGGGCGCCGGCGGTGCGCGAGGTCGTCACGGCGTACGCGGACGCGGATCCGCCGACGCAGGCGCGATTGGTGAACATCCTGCGGGCGATGGGCGACGGTGTGTTCGAGGCGTTCGGCGCGATCATCGCCGACGCGCGCCAGCCCAACGGCAGCGAAGCAGCGGCGCTCCTCGGCCTCGTCGGGCAGAAGCACGGCGGCGCGATGGCGGCCAAGCACCTCGTCGCCGCGCTGGGCGACAGCCGCTTCGAGGTACAGGACGAGGCGCGGCGCAGCCTGTCCCATCTCAAGGACGATGCGCGCGCGGCGCTCGTGGCGGCCCTGACGCACAAGGACGTCCGGGTGCGCTGGGAAGCCGCGCAGATTCTGCTCAAGCTTCCCGCCCCGCCGATTCCCGAGCTGCTCGGCGTGTTCGAGGTCCGGCTGGCCGGCAGCGACGTCGGCGAGCGGCGGCAGGCTGTGGAGGCGCTGGGCAAGCTGATGGACCCGGCGGCGGCGGCCGTGCTGCGCCAGGCGATTCAGGATGCCGACCCGATCGTCCGGCGCTCCGCCATGCAAGCGCTGGCGGCGGCCGACCCGACGGGCGCGGCGGAGCCGCTTGTGGCCCGCTGGGCGGCCGAAGAGGACGTGCCGACGGCGTTGACGCTCTTGGACGTCCTCTCCACCGTCGACGCCGGCACGGCGATCCCGGTGCTGATCGACGCCCTTGCCGCATCGGACAAGCGGTTGCGCGTCGCTTCGACGGAACTGCTGGCGAGCATCGGCGAGGCGGCGGTCGTGCCACTCGTTTCCGCGTTGAACGCCCGTCCGGGCGAGATCGACCTCGAGGGCAGCCTGCGGGTGCTCGAGCGGGCCGGGACGGCTGCCCGTTCGGGCGGGCACACGCCGGCCAACCTCGCGCGAACATACCACCGGATGCTCGTCGAGCCGCTGGACGTCGACGAGCTCGTCTACCTGGCGACCACGATCGAGTGGTGGCCACCGGCGCTCGAGCTGCACCGAACGTTCCTCACCGCCAAGAAGTTCATGGCCGTCCAGAGCCTCGGCGGGATCGGCAACGCCGAGCAGGATCTCGACTGGATCGACGCCGAGGAGTGGTTGCGCCCGGCGGCGCAGCGGGCGATGCGCCAGCTGCGCCTCATCTCGCAGTCCGTGCAGTACTACAACCGATCCGGCAAGCGTTCCGCCAAGGAGAAAGGACTGCTCAACGCGATCGCGCAGCTGAACGACCTCCAGACGCTGGCCGGCGACCTCGGCGTGCCGCACGACCGCGTCCTGCTCGGCGTCGTCGATCACTGGCGCACGCTGACGAACGCCGCGATTCGGGAGTTCCAGGGCCGCGCCGAGCTCGCCCTCGAGGCCCGCACGGAGAACGTCCGCATCCGCGACATCGACACGACGGCCGTGCTCGTGTTCGAGATCATCAACGCCGGCGAAGGCCTGGCATCGAACATCCAGATGACGCTGTCGGCGCCCGACGGCGAGGTCGCGCTCCAGTCGTCGCCGACGCACTATCTGCCGCCGCTCGGCCAGGGCGACCGGCTGTCCGTGGAGTACACGGTCCGGCGGCACGGCGCGGGCATCGTCCCGCTGTCGGTCGACGTGCGCTACGACGACCCACAGGGCGAGGGCCAGCTCCAGTCGTTCACCCAGCAGGTCCGGTTCTTCGTCGAGGAGCAGGAGTACCGCGAGATCGGCCCGAGCCCGTACATCGCCGGCCCGCCGGTGAAGTCACGTGAGATGTTCTATGGCCGCGGCAGCATCTTCACCTGGGTGCGCGAGAACCTTTCGGGCACGTACCAGGCCAACGTGCTCGTCCTCTACGGCGAGCGGCGGACGGGCAAGACGAGCGTGCTCTACCAACTGCAGCACCACCTGCCTGAGTACGGCTTCGTCCTCATCGACCTGCAGTCCATCGCGTACGCCCTCGGTTCGACGACGGACGTGCTGTACGCGATGGCGCGCAAGGCGGCGACGGGCCTCAGCCGCCAGGGGTTCGTTCTCGAGCGGCCGGAGCGGGAGCAGTACGTGGACAACCCGCTCGAACAGTTCGTCGACGTCGGCGAGGAGATCGGCCGGCAGGCGATCGCGAGCGGCCGGCGCGCGGTGATCATCTGCGACGAGTTCGACCTCCTGATCGAGGCCGTCGAAAATGGCCAGGTCAGCCCGTACGTCTTCGACACGATCCGCGGTCTCATGCAGCATCAAGAGGGGCTGAGCTTCATCTTCACCGGCGCCTACAAAGTGTCCGAGATGCTGCGCAACCCGACGAGCATCCTGTTCAATACGGCGCTCCGCCGCAAGGTCAGCTTCCTCGAGCGGGACGAGGCCGAACGGCTCATCCGGGAGCCCGTCCAGGACGTGCTGTGGTACGATGACTTGGCCGTGGAGAAGATCCTGCGCGTCACCGCCGGACAGCCTTACTTCATCCAGTACATCTGCCATGAGATCGTCAACCTCTGCCGCCACGACCGCAAGAACTTCGCCACGCTGCGCGACGTCGATCGGGCGCTGCAGACGACGGTACAGGAAACGACCGGCATCATTCGCAACGGCTATCAGTCGCTGACCCGCGAGGAACGGATCCTTCTGGCCGCTGTCTCACGCGTGACGGACGACGGCCGGCCGTACGTCGGGCTTGACGATATCCTCGACACGCTGAGGCAGGACAACGTCGACGTGCCGAAGCGGGACGGGATCGAGGTCATGCGCCAGTTGGTCGATCGCGACTTCATCACCGAGCGTGCCGGCGAAGGCTACGGCCGGCAGTACGGGTTCACGATGGAGCTTGTCCGGATCTGGCTCGAGCAGAACGACGAGTACAACCGCCTACTTGAGGAGCTCCGCCATGAGTGA